A region of uncultured Anaeromusa sp. DNA encodes the following proteins:
- the aroF gene encoding 3-deoxy-7-phosphoheptulonate synthase, with the protein MVIVLTPGAKEEEVAVLREVLQEAGCEVWPTKGAFQDILGLVGETHKVDREQVMSFRCVEKVLAVQDPYKKANRLFHPLDTAIQVGNSRIGGGGLAVIAGPCSVESEEQIVGIAKQVQASGATFLRGGAYKPRSSPYSFQGMQEEGLELLKLARKATGLPIVSELVSTDQLDRFVDDVDVIQIGTRNMQNYELLKAVGEVNKPVLLKRGLSSTIEEWLMSAEYIMAGGNEQVILCERGIRTFETYTRNTLDLSAVLAVKHLSHLPVVVDPSHAAGMWWMVEALSKAAVAVGADGLMIEVHNEPERARCDGAQSLKPERFDRLMGQLQRLSALEESAM; encoded by the coding sequence ATGGTTATTGTATTGACGCCAGGGGCCAAAGAAGAAGAGGTAGCGGTATTACGAGAGGTACTGCAAGAAGCTGGTTGCGAAGTATGGCCGACGAAAGGCGCGTTTCAAGATATCTTGGGACTTGTCGGCGAAACCCATAAGGTGGACCGGGAACAGGTCATGTCCTTCCGCTGCGTAGAAAAGGTATTGGCGGTTCAAGATCCTTATAAGAAAGCAAATCGACTGTTCCATCCGTTGGATACGGCCATTCAGGTAGGCAACAGTCGTATTGGCGGCGGCGGGCTGGCAGTCATTGCCGGACCTTGTTCGGTGGAGAGCGAAGAACAGATTGTCGGCATTGCCAAACAGGTGCAAGCTTCTGGCGCGACCTTCTTGAGAGGCGGTGCGTATAAGCCCAGATCGTCACCGTACAGCTTTCAGGGAATGCAGGAAGAAGGCTTGGAACTGCTGAAGCTGGCTCGGAAAGCAACGGGCTTGCCTATTGTGAGCGAGCTAGTTTCTACGGACCAATTGGACCGTTTTGTCGACGATGTCGATGTGATTCAAATCGGCACCCGAAATATGCAAAACTATGAATTGTTAAAAGCCGTAGGGGAAGTGAATAAGCCGGTGCTGCTCAAGCGCGGTCTGTCCTCCACCATTGAAGAATGGCTGATGTCGGCAGAATACATTATGGCGGGCGGCAATGAGCAGGTCATTCTTTGTGAACGAGGCATTCGTACCTTTGAGACCTATACGCGCAATACATTGGACTTGAGCGCTGTGCTGGCAGTCAAGCATTTGAGCCATCTGCCGGTAGTGGTGGATCCTAGCCATGCCGCTGGTATGTGGTGGATGGTGGAAGCGCTCTCCAAGGCGGCGGTGGCTGTCGGAGCGGACGGCCTGATGATTGAAGTCCACAATGAGCCGGAGCGAGCGCGCTGCGATGGCGCACAGTCTCTTAAGCCGGAGCGCTTTGACCGCCTGATGGGGCAATTGCAACGGCTATCTGCTTTAGAAGAAAGCGCTATGTAA
- a CDS encoding ATP-binding protein translates to MAQIQELPLEKLRFHCDDCLFAFETTENVPPLEVMIGQERAVRAVRFGLATSSHGYNLFLSGLTGTGKITYAKSAVQEVASQEAVPVDWCYVNNFDSSSQPLAMMLPAGMGRIFKQDMRELVDDLKTDIPKAFSGEEYERAKAALIKSYQVKRAEIVERFNEMAEANGILPQWSTTGFVGVPTIEGKPLTPEEYQKLEKEEREAIEEKMLMMHERATEVVREMQHLEKSIREEVKELDSKIGLYAAGHLIEALKEKYQDYDQLTTYLEAVKNDVVKHIHDFRPASEEEQNNPLMLFKKPQQDGVKDRYAVNVLVDNHDLDGAPVLVETNPTFYNLVGRVEYEARMGVASTDFTMIKAGALHRANGGYLILNVKDVLMNIGAWEALKRVLKTGCLQIENLGEQYGMLAMSSLKPRPVPISVKVVLIGSAQIYQLLYAYDEDFRKLFKVHADFDVEMTNDSINLRKLANFVKTTVEKEKLRHFDRKAVSKVVEYSCRLAGSQKKLTTRFNELVELLCEADIWAALDESKLVRVEHIRQAIDEKRQRANKYEEKLKEMFAEGKFLIDVSGEVVGQVNGLAVLGIGEYMFGKPSRITANTYLGRSGIVNVEREIKMSGSSHSKGVLILSSYLGARYAQKQPLSLTASLTFEQQYSGVDGDSASSTELYALLSSLSGLPLKQSIAVTGSVNQKGEVQPIGGVTQKIEGFFAVCKIKGLTGDQGVMIPQQNVDELTLDDEVVEAVRQGMFHIYPVRTIDEGIELLTGTPAGEEQEDGLYPEGTVHALVSAKLKEYNDILLSLGKDGDGKKNGDKSEE, encoded by the coding sequence ATGGCACAGATCCAAGAATTGCCGCTGGAAAAATTACGTTTTCATTGTGATGATTGTCTGTTTGCTTTTGAAACAACGGAGAATGTACCGCCGCTGGAAGTCATGATTGGGCAAGAGCGAGCCGTACGAGCTGTGCGTTTTGGCTTGGCTACCTCCAGTCACGGATATAACTTGTTTTTATCCGGCCTGACCGGGACCGGAAAAATTACGTATGCCAAATCGGCGGTGCAGGAAGTGGCTTCCCAAGAAGCAGTGCCTGTTGACTGGTGCTATGTGAATAATTTTGATTCCTCCAGCCAGCCGTTGGCAATGATGCTGCCGGCGGGAATGGGACGCATTTTTAAGCAGGATATGCGCGAACTGGTAGATGATTTGAAGACCGATATCCCTAAAGCTTTCAGCGGCGAAGAATACGAACGGGCCAAAGCGGCGCTGATTAAAAGCTATCAAGTCAAGCGGGCGGAAATTGTCGAACGGTTTAATGAGATGGCGGAGGCCAATGGCATTTTGCCGCAATGGAGCACTACTGGCTTTGTCGGCGTGCCCACGATTGAAGGAAAGCCGCTGACGCCGGAAGAATACCAAAAGCTCGAAAAAGAAGAGCGCGAAGCCATTGAAGAAAAAATGCTGATGATGCATGAACGGGCGACCGAAGTAGTCCGGGAAATGCAGCATCTGGAGAAAAGTATCCGTGAAGAGGTCAAAGAGCTGGACTCTAAAATTGGCTTGTATGCGGCCGGGCATTTGATTGAAGCGCTCAAAGAAAAATACCAGGACTACGATCAGCTCACCACCTATCTAGAAGCGGTAAAAAACGATGTGGTTAAACATATTCATGACTTCCGGCCAGCGTCGGAAGAGGAACAGAATAATCCTCTGATGCTTTTTAAGAAACCGCAGCAAGATGGCGTTAAAGATCGCTATGCCGTCAATGTGCTGGTGGATAATCATGATTTAGATGGCGCTCCGGTATTGGTGGAAACCAATCCTACCTTCTATAATCTTGTAGGGCGCGTAGAATATGAAGCCCGCATGGGTGTAGCTAGTACGGATTTTACTATGATCAAGGCTGGCGCATTGCATCGGGCTAACGGCGGCTATCTGATTTTAAACGTCAAGGATGTCCTGATGAATATCGGCGCTTGGGAAGCCTTGAAGCGCGTGCTGAAAACAGGATGCCTGCAGATTGAGAATTTGGGCGAGCAATATGGAATGCTGGCTATGTCTTCACTGAAGCCTCGGCCAGTTCCGATTAGCGTAAAAGTCGTGCTGATCGGCAGCGCTCAGATTTATCAGCTTTTGTACGCGTATGATGAGGATTTTCGCAAGCTCTTTAAGGTGCATGCCGATTTTGACGTGGAAATGACGAATGACTCGATCAATTTGCGCAAGCTGGCGAACTTCGTCAAAACCACGGTGGAAAAGGAAAAATTGCGTCATTTTGACCGCAAGGCGGTATCGAAAGTGGTCGAATATTCCTGCCGATTGGCAGGGAGCCAGAAAAAGCTGACTACCCGCTTTAATGAGCTGGTGGAATTGTTGTGCGAGGCGGATATTTGGGCGGCTTTGGATGAAAGCAAGTTGGTACGCGTGGAACACATCCGGCAGGCTATTGACGAAAAACGCCAAAGGGCTAATAAATACGAAGAAAAATTGAAGGAAATGTTTGCAGAAGGCAAGTTCCTCATTGACGTCAGCGGCGAAGTGGTCGGTCAGGTGAACGGCCTGGCGGTGCTGGGCATCGGCGAGTATATGTTCGGCAAGCCTTCGCGCATTACCGCTAATACCTATTTAGGGCGCAGCGGAATTGTCAACGTAGAACGGGAAATCAAAATGAGCGGCAGCAGCCATAGTAAAGGCGTACTGATTCTTTCCAGCTACCTAGGTGCTAGGTATGCGCAAAAACAGCCTCTTTCGCTGACGGCCAGCCTGACCTTTGAACAGCAGTACAGCGGTGTCGATGGAGACAGCGCCTCCAGTACGGAGCTATACGCTTTGCTTTCCAGCCTTTCCGGTCTGCCTCTCAAGCAATCCATTGCCGTCACCGGCTCGGTCAACCAAAAAGGAGAAGTGCAGCCGATTGGTGGCGTAACGCAAAAAATAGAAGGCTTCTTCGCCGTCTGCAAGATCAAAGGCCTCACTGGAGATCAAGGCGTCATGATTCCGCAGCAAAATGTGGATGAACTGACCCTGGACGATGAAGTGGTCGAGGCCGTACGGCAAGGAATGTTCCATATCTATCCGGTGCGCACGATTGATGAAGGCATTGAGCTATTAACCGGGACGCCCGCTGGCGAAGAGCAAGAGGATGGCTTGTACCCGGAAGGAACGGTGCACGCCCTTGTCAGTGCGAAACTCAAAGAGTATAATGATATTCTGCTGAGCCTTGGAAAAGACGGGGACGGCAAGAAAAACGGCGATAAAAGCGAAGAATGA
- the rlmD gene encoding 23S rRNA (uracil(1939)-C(5))-methyltransferase RlmD, which produces MAPVSQGEIREIVISGLGHSGEGVGRIEGFTVFVEGALPGETVRCRVDIVKKQYAKGSLLEVIQQAQERVQPPCSVYTACGGCQLQHLSYEGQLTEKRAQVQAALQRIGGLGDVPVHTVLGMEDPWRYRNKLLLPVARGAKGEVEIGCFAPGTHRVVNTEDCLIQQERNNEAAAAVRQVLAELSIPLYDEKTGQGAVRHVLARTGVNTGELMVALVTATPTLPRKTEVIAKLRQRLPQLTSLMQNINNRRTNVVMGPVSKRLWGSEYIEETLDGLTFRISPLSFFQVNTLQAQVLCRQALTYAALTGSETVVDAYCGAGSITLLLARQAAKVYGVDVVAPAIEDAKKNAERNELQAKASFVAADAAIWMPELAAKGQKADVVVLDPPRAGCDRSVLEAAVTMRPDRIVYVSCNPASLARDAAILTELGYAVREVQPVDLFPMTHHVECVALLERKHNTK; this is translated from the coding sequence ATGGCACCTGTAAGTCAGGGAGAAATAAGAGAAATTGTTATTTCCGGTTTGGGCCATAGCGGTGAAGGCGTGGGCCGAATCGAAGGGTTTACCGTATTTGTAGAAGGTGCGCTGCCGGGAGAGACCGTGCGCTGCCGTGTAGACATAGTAAAAAAACAGTATGCAAAAGGGAGCCTGCTGGAAGTAATCCAGCAGGCTCAGGAACGTGTGCAGCCGCCTTGTTCGGTATATACCGCCTGCGGCGGCTGCCAACTGCAGCATCTATCTTATGAGGGGCAGCTGACGGAAAAACGAGCCCAGGTACAAGCGGCGCTGCAGCGCATTGGCGGTCTTGGCGATGTGCCAGTGCATACTGTGCTGGGTATGGAAGATCCTTGGCGGTATCGTAACAAGCTGCTGCTGCCGGTAGCGCGCGGCGCTAAAGGCGAAGTAGAGATTGGCTGCTTTGCGCCTGGAACGCATCGGGTCGTTAATACAGAAGACTGCTTGATTCAGCAGGAGCGGAACAATGAAGCAGCAGCTGCCGTGCGCCAAGTGCTGGCGGAATTGTCCATTCCTTTATACGATGAAAAAACCGGCCAAGGTGCCGTGCGCCATGTCTTGGCGCGTACTGGAGTAAACACCGGCGAACTGATGGTGGCATTAGTCACGGCGACGCCAACCCTGCCGCGCAAGACGGAAGTCATTGCCAAGCTGCGCCAGCGTTTGCCGCAGCTGACGTCGTTGATGCAGAATATCAACAACCGCCGTACCAATGTGGTAATGGGTCCAGTATCGAAAAGACTATGGGGTAGCGAGTACATTGAAGAAACGCTGGACGGACTGACCTTCCGCATTTCTCCGTTGTCTTTTTTTCAGGTAAATACCTTGCAAGCGCAAGTGCTCTGCCGCCAGGCACTGACGTATGCCGCCTTAACAGGGAGTGAAACTGTAGTAGACGCCTACTGCGGCGCTGGCTCCATCACACTGCTTTTGGCGCGCCAAGCGGCTAAAGTCTACGGCGTTGATGTTGTCGCTCCTGCCATTGAGGACGCTAAGAAAAACGCAGAACGCAACGAGCTGCAGGCTAAAGCTAGCTTTGTAGCTGCCGATGCGGCCATTTGGATGCCGGAACTGGCAGCCAAGGGACAAAAGGCGGACGTAGTCGTTCTTGACCCGCCTCGGGCTGGCTGTGATCGCTCGGTTCTGGAAGCGGCAGTAACTATGCGACCGGACCGCATCGTTTACGTATCCTGTAACCCAGCCTCCTTAGCTAGGGATGCGGCTATCTTGACGGAACTGGGATATGCGGTTCGAGAAGTACAACCTGTTGATTTGTTCCCAATGACGCATCACGTTGAGTGCGTAGCACTCCTCGAAAGAAAACACAACACAAAATAG
- a CDS encoding recombinase family protein has translation MSRTIKTLCWVYASKKEIFKEWISGMAEGSFAVGKRYVKQKEMIKQYGFAISKKGRCCINEIEAETVKDIFMMYFFGVSINDICKKLANYQSKTPNGLSLWSAEIVRDILNDESYTGYQFIFENDTVMVMQVGWSIIPKKIFAVTQEMNTLYDNICNQGNFRQI, from the coding sequence ATGAGTAGAACTATTAAAACATTGTGTTGGGTATATGCATCTAAGAAGGAGATTTTTAAAGAATGGATTTCCGGTATGGCTGAAGGTTCGTTTGCGGTTGGGAAAAGGTATGTTAAGCAAAAAGAGATGATAAAGCAATATGGATTTGCAATATCAAAAAAAGGCAGATGCTGTATAAATGAAATTGAGGCCGAAACTGTAAAAGATATTTTCATGATGTATTTCTTTGGCGTTTCGATAAATGATATTTGCAAAAAGCTCGCAAATTATCAAAGCAAGACTCCCAATGGCTTGAGTCTATGGAGTGCTGAGATAGTTCGGGATATTCTCAATGATGAAAGCTACACTGGATATCAATTTATTTTTGAAAACGATACAGTGATGGTAATGCAGGTAGGTTGGTCAATCATTCCTAAAAAAATATTTGCTGTGACACAGGAGATGAACACCTTGTATGATAATATATGTAACCAAGGAAACTTTCGACAAATATAA
- a CDS encoding recombinase family protein, giving the protein MLENKKIEYIPAKPPKREQRVGIYARVSTNSAEQLQSLTAQVSHLTRVAAANKKWLLVDVYMDIASSKTGSSRKEFYRMLQDCQSHNLDIIFTKSISRFGRDTVEVLDALNQLKLLGVRVIFEQEELDTANIDSSLMISIVEAIAQAENESRSANIKWGIKQRAASGTSKLYNRKCYGYTNARDGSLIIEKSEEEIVKMIFDMYLQGNSVIGIASELERLGIKSPTGKDKWCKRTIDVMLSNEKYTGNVRLLNDGKHDAHYLAQDNNPIIISKETFQAVQIEKQHRSNVATGENGNRRKSEKYSSKK; this is encoded by the coding sequence ATGTTGGAGAATAAAAAAATAGAATACATACCTGCCAAGCCTCCCAAACGAGAACAGCGCGTGGGCATTTACGCCAGGGTCAGCACAAACAGCGCAGAACAATTACAAAGTCTTACCGCCCAAGTATCACACCTGACAAGAGTCGCAGCCGCTAATAAAAAATGGTTGCTGGTAGATGTATATATGGACATTGCATCAAGCAAAACTGGTTCCTCGCGGAAAGAGTTCTACCGGATGCTGCAGGATTGCCAATCGCATAATTTGGACATTATCTTTACAAAGAGCATCAGTAGATTTGGAAGGGATACTGTAGAAGTTCTCGATGCTTTAAACCAGTTAAAACTTCTTGGCGTGCGTGTTATATTTGAGCAGGAAGAGCTGGATACCGCTAATATAGACAGTAGTCTAATGATTTCGATTGTTGAAGCCATCGCCCAAGCTGAGAATGAATCACGCAGCGCTAATATTAAATGGGGCATCAAGCAGCGCGCCGCAAGTGGCACATCAAAATTGTATAACAGAAAGTGTTATGGTTATACGAACGCCCGTGATGGCAGTCTGATTATCGAAAAATCAGAAGAAGAAATTGTAAAAATGATTTTTGATATGTATCTGCAGGGCAACAGCGTGATCGGCATTGCATCCGAATTGGAACGTTTGGGGATCAAGTCCCCTACAGGGAAAGACAAGTGGTGCAAGCGGACGATTGATGTAATGCTGAGTAATGAAAAATACACGGGAAATGTCCGGTTGCTCAATGATGGAAAGCATGATGCACACTATCTGGCGCAGGATAATAATCCGATTATTATATCCAAGGAAACGTTTCAGGCGGTGCAGATTGAAAAACAGCACAGGAGCAATGTGGCAACGGGCGAAAATGGTAACCGGAGAAAAAGTGAAAAATACAGTTCAAAGAAGTGA
- a CDS encoding recombinase family protein gives MSTKRFLGYDADENGQLVVNPEQAKIVVRLYDEYLSGKTVDYIKRTFEQEGIKNWNRKTVWQATTLQSMLCNEKYKGDAILQKSYTVDFLSKKRAKNQGKIQQFHIEDNHEAIIDPLIWEAVQLEQERRRKYIEEHGTNSYSHKPETNPFAGKIVCGTCNQSYARKGWKTGDVYRKVWQCQERYKVKGVSGCTNRHIDEEVLEEAFKMAWNLLLKNREETKKRWQCFAEFGNPLEQYRAVQFADITENAKYITDFDTDFMLNTLDHIAVFESGKLVVAFMDGTEIECGGE, from the coding sequence ATGAGCACAAAGCGTTTTCTTGGTTACGACGCCGATGAGAATGGTCAACTAGTGGTAAACCCAGAACAGGCAAAAATCGTGGTAAGACTTTATGATGAGTATCTTTCGGGCAAAACAGTGGATTATATCAAGCGTACTTTTGAACAGGAGGGTATAAAAAACTGGAACAGAAAAACCGTGTGGCAAGCCACGACCCTGCAGAGCATGCTCTGTAACGAAAAGTACAAAGGCGATGCTATTTTGCAAAAAAGCTATACGGTAGATTTTCTAAGCAAGAAACGTGCAAAGAACCAAGGGAAAATTCAACAGTTTCATATTGAAGATAACCATGAGGCCATCATAGACCCTTTGATTTGGGAAGCAGTACAGCTTGAACAGGAGCGCAGAAGAAAATATATTGAAGAACACGGTACAAATTCATATTCTCACAAACCAGAGACAAATCCCTTTGCTGGCAAGATAGTCTGCGGAACTTGTAACCAATCTTATGCAAGGAAAGGCTGGAAAACAGGAGATGTATACCGTAAGGTTTGGCAATGCCAGGAACGATACAAAGTCAAAGGCGTATCAGGCTGCACGAATCGCCATATTGATGAAGAGGTACTTGAAGAGGCATTTAAGATGGCTTGGAACTTGTTGCTTAAAAATAGAGAGGAGACAAAAAAACGATGGCAGTGTTTTGCTGAATTTGGCAATCCCTTAGAGCAGTACAGAGCAGTGCAGTTTGCGGATATTACGGAGAATGCCAAGTACATCACGGATTTTGATACGGATTTCATGCTGAATACTTTGGACCACATAGCCGTTTTTGAAAGCGGGAAACTGGTTGTTGCTTTTATGGACGGGACAGAGATCGAATGTGGCGGCGAATAA
- a CDS encoding DUF262 domain-containing protein, with translation MSFQTPLTICEVINDVHLKKYLLPSIQREFVWSPEQITMLFDSLMRNYPINSFLFWKVPKEKASEFKFYEFLRDYHQKDNKHNPKANISGSDDVMAVLDGQQRLTSLYIALKGTYANKIAYKKWDNPLAYPKKKLYINLLGVPEDFSYKYEFEFMTESEATEQDDDHHWFPVGKILDLKELSDVMDYLITFGLAANPDKGKAQYANRTLSKLHAVIHVNRIISYYLEQSPELDKVLNIFIRVNSGGTTLSYSDLLLSFATAQWETRDAREEINEFVDEINQIGRGFNISKDIVLKACLVLCDIPDISFKVDNFNRTNMLLIEKEWDNITKAIRDAVTLIGSFGFSRENITSNNLMIPVAYYLRTIGLPNNFETSTARIDDRKNIKLWFVSALLKRVFSFNPDGVLKPVRDIIKRQSTNGFPVDAIFAQFKGTNRALQFTDDDINNLLYSKYGHGDTLVILSILYPWADLKHNFNVDHMFPKSEFTAKKLKTKGVPDSKVDDFIANHNYIGNLQLLETIPNIEKKAMDFDAWLSQKVPAGELPDYKKKHYVPNVSLDFSSFDVFLEEREKLLIKKLEAELRN, from the coding sequence ATGTCTTTTCAAACGCCACTTACCATATGTGAAGTTATAAACGATGTCCATTTAAAGAAATACCTGCTGCCGTCCATTCAAAGAGAGTTCGTGTGGAGTCCAGAGCAAATAACAATGCTTTTCGATAGCTTAATGAGGAATTATCCAATAAATTCGTTCTTATTCTGGAAAGTACCAAAAGAAAAAGCATCAGAATTCAAGTTTTATGAATTTTTGCGTGATTATCATCAAAAGGATAACAAGCATAATCCCAAAGCAAACATTAGTGGAAGCGATGATGTAATGGCCGTGCTTGATGGGCAACAGCGATTAACATCTTTGTACATAGCGCTTAAGGGAACATATGCCAACAAGATTGCATATAAAAAATGGGACAACCCTTTGGCTTACCCGAAGAAAAAATTATATATCAACCTACTGGGAGTGCCTGAGGATTTTTCCTACAAGTATGAGTTCGAGTTCATGACTGAATCAGAGGCTACCGAGCAGGATGATGACCACCACTGGTTCCCGGTAGGAAAGATACTGGACTTAAAAGAGTTATCGGATGTAATGGATTATCTTATAACATTCGGATTAGCAGCCAACCCCGATAAGGGAAAAGCGCAGTATGCCAATAGAACATTATCAAAGCTGCATGCTGTGATACATGTGAACAGGATTATCAGCTATTATCTTGAGCAGAGCCCTGAACTTGACAAGGTGCTTAACATCTTTATTCGTGTGAACAGTGGCGGCACAACGCTAAGTTATTCGGATTTGCTTTTATCCTTTGCTACTGCTCAGTGGGAAACAAGAGATGCACGTGAAGAAATTAACGAGTTTGTTGATGAAATAAATCAAATCGGCAGAGGGTTTAATATTAGCAAAGATATTGTGCTGAAAGCTTGTCTGGTACTTTGTGACATCCCGGATATTTCATTTAAGGTTGATAATTTTAACCGCACTAATATGCTTTTGATTGAAAAAGAGTGGGATAACATAACAAAGGCTATTCGTGATGCTGTTACGCTTATCGGTAGCTTTGGTTTTAGCAGAGAAAATATAACATCTAACAATCTGATGATCCCGGTGGCATATTATCTAAGAACTATTGGCTTACCTAATAATTTTGAAACATCAACTGCTAGAATTGATGATAGAAAGAATATCAAGCTGTGGTTTGTATCTGCTTTATTGAAGAGAGTGTTCAGCTTTAATCCAGATGGCGTGTTGAAACCTGTTAGAGATATCATAAAAAGACAATCAACGAATGGATTTCCGGTTGATGCTATTTTTGCCCAGTTCAAAGGTACAAATCGTGCATTGCAGTTTACAGATGATGATATCAATAATCTTCTTTATTCCAAGTATGGACACGGTGATACTTTGGTTATTCTTTCAATCCTGTATCCTTGGGCGGATTTAAAACATAATTTCAATGTTGATCATATGTTCCCTAAGAGTGAATTTACAGCTAAGAAATTGAAAACAAAAGGTGTACCAGATAGCAAAGTTGATGATTTTATTGCAAATCACAATTATATTGGAAACCTCCAGCTGCTTGAGACAATACCTAACATTGAGAAGAAGGCAATGGATTTTGATGCCTGGTTAAGCCAAAAGGTTCCTGCTGGTGAACTCCCAGATTATAAGAAAAAGCACTATGTTCCCAATGTAAGTCTTGATTTTAGCAGCTTTGACGTATTTCTTGAAGAACGTGAAAAACTTCTTATTAAAAAATTGGAAGCCGAGTTGCGCAACTGA
- the istB gene encoding IS21-like element helper ATPase IstB codes for MVELEHVRDSLDALGLAHSAQALDAHLELAAHEQPTYLSFLNRLLDAENDVRKVRSEETRLKLSRLPQKKNLGEFDFSFQPGLDERLIRELETLSFVHRQENVILLGPPGVGKSHLAIGLATEAIRKGLSVYFVSMDRLIADLRRADSEGRLERRWKVYQRPGLLLIDEIGYTHLDRYAGNLFFQLVCSRYEKGSIILTSNKGFGEWGELMGDVPLATAILDRLLHHAHVINIRGQSYRLKNRNKAGLSLIPHPPSGELLKSDGVVSS; via the coding sequence ATGGTGGAATTAGAACACGTTCGCGATAGCCTTGACGCTCTTGGATTGGCGCATTCAGCGCAAGCGCTGGATGCGCATCTGGAACTGGCAGCACATGAGCAGCCAACCTATCTGAGTTTTTTAAACCGACTGCTGGATGCGGAAAACGATGTCCGGAAAGTGCGCAGCGAGGAAACGCGCTTAAAGCTATCGCGTCTGCCGCAAAAGAAGAATCTTGGCGAGTTTGATTTCAGTTTTCAACCTGGATTGGATGAACGATTGATTCGCGAACTGGAAACACTGAGTTTTGTGCATCGCCAGGAAAATGTCATTTTACTGGGACCGCCGGGAGTCGGCAAAAGCCATCTGGCGATCGGTCTTGCCACGGAAGCGATTCGCAAAGGTCTTTCCGTGTATTTTGTCAGTATGGACCGATTGATTGCTGATCTGCGCCGAGCGGATAGCGAAGGGCGGCTGGAACGCCGCTGGAAAGTTTATCAACGTCCGGGACTGTTACTGATCGATGAAATTGGCTACACGCATCTTGACCGCTATGCCGGGAATCTGTTTTTTCAGTTGGTCTGTTCGCGCTATGAAAAAGGAAGCATTATATTGACCAGCAATAAAGGCTTCGGCGAATGGGGCGAGCTAATGGGCGATGTTCCGCTGGCGACAGCCATCCTTGACCGCCTGTTGCATCACGCGCATGTCATAAACATACGAGGCCAGAGCTATCGTCTCAAGAATCGCAACAAAGCCGGTCTGTCTTTGATTCCTCACCCTCCAAGCGGTGAACTCTTGAAATCCGATGGAGTGGTCAGTTCTTAA